One stretch of Tenrec ecaudatus isolate mTenEca1 chromosome 18, mTenEca1.hap1, whole genome shotgun sequence DNA includes these proteins:
- the VPS9D1 gene encoding VPS9 domain-containing protein 1 isoform X2 translates to MAAAAGDGVVKPLQSAMKLANGAIELDTGNRPREAYMEYLRSIHYISQVLLEEVEMPKDGETVAPDTSKMLKLAEQCLERAQSTAAKLGKPCLKPAKPVTATAPSPTNRHRRVYSDEGGKLSPFLPPEIFQKLQMVESPNSKKELTPLEEASLQNQKLKAAYEARMARLDPSQAVQKTSLTLSLQRQMMENLVIAKAREETLQRKMEERRLRLQEAANRRFCSQVALSQEEREQRALYAAVLEYEQDHDWPKLWKAKLKRSPGDLSLVTSLVSHLLSLPDHPVSQLLRKLQGTVYGALYPVVSRTALGATPAPGCCSMPSDRSRRLRTSQSLHCVLCPPEPTAQPPAAAPNRGADESPVGPPLPPGDSASCLRDKDGSFEDLEQFLATSERWGLGPRGRCEAQNPRTRREPLQEQLKSTVKDVHEAIDRLLSLTLLAFEGLNTAVAKDRCLARLEEAFFSPLWAPLLALYRSVHRAREEALSRSMELYGNSAPTALGIPAKLLPQVTGAQGAGTYPYSAAVQELGLLVLESCPQKKLECIVRALRLICACAEDCCRAQEARAPPATAAIGADDLLPILSFVVLKSGLPQLVSECAALEEFIHEGYLIGEEGYCLTSLQSALSYVELLPRGALDKSPGVPLT, encoded by the exons ATGGCAGCTGCGGCCGGGGACGGCGTCGTGAAGCCGCTGCAGAGCGCTATGAAGCTGGCCAATGGGGCCATTGAGCTGGACACCGGCAACCGACCCCGG GAGGCATATATGGAATACCTGAGGAGCATCCACTACATCTCCCAGGTGCTGTTGGAAGAAGTGGAAATGCCTAAAG ATGGAGAAACTGTGGCCCCTGACACCTCAAAAATGCTGAAGCTGGCCGAGCAGTGTTTGGAGAGGGCCCAGTCGACTGCTGCCAAACTGG GGAAACCATGCCTGAAGCCAGCCAAGCCTGTGACTGCCACAGCACCCTCTCCCACCAACCGACACCGCCGAGTGTATTCAGATGAAGGCGGAAAGCTCTCTCCTTTTCTGCCCCCTGAGATCTTCCAGAAACTTCAGATGGTGGAGTCCCCAAACTCTAAGAA AGAGTTGACACCCCTGGAGGAGGCCTCGCTTCAAAACCAGAAGCTGAAGGCTGCCTACGAGGCCCGCATGGCCCGTCTGGACCCCAGCCAGGCTGTGCAGAAGACATCCCTG ACCCTGTCCCTGCAGCGGCAGATGATGGAGAACCTGGTGATCGCCAAGGCTCGGGAGGAGACT CTCCAGAGGAAGATGGAGGAGCGCCGGCTGCGGCTACAGGAGGCAGCTAACAG GAGGTTCTGTAGCCAGGTGGCCCTGAGCCAGGAGGAACGGGAGCAGCGGGCGCTCTATGCCGCCGTCCTGGAGTACGAACAGGACCAC GACTGGCCGAAGCTCTGGAAGGCCAAGctcaagaggagccctggggacttGTCGCTGGTGACCAGCCTAGTTTCCCACCTCCTCAG CCTGCCCGACCACCCCGTCTCGCAGCTCCTGCGCAAGCTCCAGGGCACGGTGTATGGAGCTCTGTACCCGGTGGTGAGCAGGACCGCACTAGGCGCCACGCCCGCCCCCGGCTGCTGCTCCATGCCCTCAGACAGAAGCCGGCGGCTGCGCACCTCCCAGAGCCTCCACTGTGTGCTGTGCCCCCCGGAACCCACTGCACAGCCACCAGCTGCGGCCCCCAACAGAGGGGCAGATGAAAGCCCTGTGGGGCCTCCTTTGCCCCCCGGGGACTCTGCGTCCTGCCTGCGGGACAAGGACGGCTCCTTTGAGGACCTGGAACAGTTCTTGGCCACATCAGAGAGGTGGGGCCTGGGCCCCAGGGGGCGCTGTGAGGCGCAGAACCCCAGAACTAGGAGGGAGCCTTTGCAAGAGCAGCTGAAGAGCACGGTGAAGGATGTCCATGAAGCCATCG ACAGGCTGCTCTCATTGACCCTGCTGGCCTTCGAGGGCCTGAACACGGCCGTTGCCAAGGACCGCTGCCTGGCAAGGTTGGAGGAGGCCTTCTTCTCCCCGCTCTGGGCCCCTCTGCTGGCCCTGTACAG GAGCGTGCACCGAGCCCGGGAGGAGGCCCTGAGCAGGAGCATGGAGCTCTATGGAAACTCAGCCCCCACAGCCCTGGGCATCCCGGCCAAGCTGCTCCCCCAGGTCACTGGGGCTCAGGGCGCAGGCACCTACCCCTACAGCGCTGCGGTGCAGGAGCTGGGGCTGCTGGTCctggagagctgcccccagaagaAGCTGGAGTGCATCG TGCGAGCCCTTCGGCTCATCTGCGCCTGTGCTGAGGACTGCTGCCGCGCCCAGGAGGCCAGGGCCCCGCCAGCTACTGCTGCCAT TGGCGCCGATGACCTGCTGCCTATCCTGTCCTTCGTGGTGCTGAAGAGCGGCCTTCCCCAGCTGGTGTCGGAGTGCGCCGCCCTCGAGGAGTTCATCCATGAAGG GTACCTGATTGGAGAGGAGGGTTATTGTCTGACCTCACTGCAGAGCGCCCTGAGCTATGTGGAACTGCTACCCCGGGGGGCCCTAGACAAGTCTCCAGGGGTCCCCCTCACCTGA
- the VPS9D1 gene encoding VPS9 domain-containing protein 1 isoform X1 produces the protein MAAAAGDGVVKPLQSAMKLANGAIELDTGNRPREAYMEYLRSIHYISQVLLEEVEMPKEDGETVAPDTSKMLKLAEQCLERAQSTAAKLGKPCLKPAKPVTATAPSPTNRHRRVYSDEGGKLSPFLPPEIFQKLQMVESPNSKKELTPLEEASLQNQKLKAAYEARMARLDPSQAVQKTSLTLSLQRQMMENLVIAKAREETLQRKMEERRLRLQEAANRRFCSQVALSQEEREQRALYAAVLEYEQDHDWPKLWKAKLKRSPGDLSLVTSLVSHLLSLPDHPVSQLLRKLQGTVYGALYPVVSRTALGATPAPGCCSMPSDRSRRLRTSQSLHCVLCPPEPTAQPPAAAPNRGADESPVGPPLPPGDSASCLRDKDGSFEDLEQFLATSERWGLGPRGRCEAQNPRTRREPLQEQLKSTVKDVHEAIDRLLSLTLLAFEGLNTAVAKDRCLARLEEAFFSPLWAPLLALYRSVHRAREEALSRSMELYGNSAPTALGIPAKLLPQVTGAQGAGTYPYSAAVQELGLLVLESCPQKKLECIVRALRLICACAEDCCRAQEARAPPATAAIGADDLLPILSFVVLKSGLPQLVSECAALEEFIHEGYLIGEEGYCLTSLQSALSYVELLPRGALDKSPGVPLT, from the exons ATGGCAGCTGCGGCCGGGGACGGCGTCGTGAAGCCGCTGCAGAGCGCTATGAAGCTGGCCAATGGGGCCATTGAGCTGGACACCGGCAACCGACCCCGG GAGGCATATATGGAATACCTGAGGAGCATCCACTACATCTCCCAGGTGCTGTTGGAAGAAGTGGAAATGCCTAAAG AAGATGGAGAAACTGTGGCCCCTGACACCTCAAAAATGCTGAAGCTGGCCGAGCAGTGTTTGGAGAGGGCCCAGTCGACTGCTGCCAAACTGG GGAAACCATGCCTGAAGCCAGCCAAGCCTGTGACTGCCACAGCACCCTCTCCCACCAACCGACACCGCCGAGTGTATTCAGATGAAGGCGGAAAGCTCTCTCCTTTTCTGCCCCCTGAGATCTTCCAGAAACTTCAGATGGTGGAGTCCCCAAACTCTAAGAA AGAGTTGACACCCCTGGAGGAGGCCTCGCTTCAAAACCAGAAGCTGAAGGCTGCCTACGAGGCCCGCATGGCCCGTCTGGACCCCAGCCAGGCTGTGCAGAAGACATCCCTG ACCCTGTCCCTGCAGCGGCAGATGATGGAGAACCTGGTGATCGCCAAGGCTCGGGAGGAGACT CTCCAGAGGAAGATGGAGGAGCGCCGGCTGCGGCTACAGGAGGCAGCTAACAG GAGGTTCTGTAGCCAGGTGGCCCTGAGCCAGGAGGAACGGGAGCAGCGGGCGCTCTATGCCGCCGTCCTGGAGTACGAACAGGACCAC GACTGGCCGAAGCTCTGGAAGGCCAAGctcaagaggagccctggggacttGTCGCTGGTGACCAGCCTAGTTTCCCACCTCCTCAG CCTGCCCGACCACCCCGTCTCGCAGCTCCTGCGCAAGCTCCAGGGCACGGTGTATGGAGCTCTGTACCCGGTGGTGAGCAGGACCGCACTAGGCGCCACGCCCGCCCCCGGCTGCTGCTCCATGCCCTCAGACAGAAGCCGGCGGCTGCGCACCTCCCAGAGCCTCCACTGTGTGCTGTGCCCCCCGGAACCCACTGCACAGCCACCAGCTGCGGCCCCCAACAGAGGGGCAGATGAAAGCCCTGTGGGGCCTCCTTTGCCCCCCGGGGACTCTGCGTCCTGCCTGCGGGACAAGGACGGCTCCTTTGAGGACCTGGAACAGTTCTTGGCCACATCAGAGAGGTGGGGCCTGGGCCCCAGGGGGCGCTGTGAGGCGCAGAACCCCAGAACTAGGAGGGAGCCTTTGCAAGAGCAGCTGAAGAGCACGGTGAAGGATGTCCATGAAGCCATCG ACAGGCTGCTCTCATTGACCCTGCTGGCCTTCGAGGGCCTGAACACGGCCGTTGCCAAGGACCGCTGCCTGGCAAGGTTGGAGGAGGCCTTCTTCTCCCCGCTCTGGGCCCCTCTGCTGGCCCTGTACAG GAGCGTGCACCGAGCCCGGGAGGAGGCCCTGAGCAGGAGCATGGAGCTCTATGGAAACTCAGCCCCCACAGCCCTGGGCATCCCGGCCAAGCTGCTCCCCCAGGTCACTGGGGCTCAGGGCGCAGGCACCTACCCCTACAGCGCTGCGGTGCAGGAGCTGGGGCTGCTGGTCctggagagctgcccccagaagaAGCTGGAGTGCATCG TGCGAGCCCTTCGGCTCATCTGCGCCTGTGCTGAGGACTGCTGCCGCGCCCAGGAGGCCAGGGCCCCGCCAGCTACTGCTGCCAT TGGCGCCGATGACCTGCTGCCTATCCTGTCCTTCGTGGTGCTGAAGAGCGGCCTTCCCCAGCTGGTGTCGGAGTGCGCCGCCCTCGAGGAGTTCATCCATGAAGG GTACCTGATTGGAGAGGAGGGTTATTGTCTGACCTCACTGCAGAGCGCCCTGAGCTATGTGGAACTGCTACCCCGGGGGGCCCTAGACAAGTCTCCAGGGGTCCCCCTCACCTGA
- the VPS9D1 gene encoding VPS9 domain-containing protein 1 isoform X3, translating into MLKLAEQCLERAQSTAAKLGKPCLKPAKPVTATAPSPTNRHRRVYSDEGGKLSPFLPPEIFQKLQMVESPNSKKELTPLEEASLQNQKLKAAYEARMARLDPSQAVQKTSLTLSLQRQMMENLVIAKAREETLQRKMEERRLRLQEAANRRFCSQVALSQEEREQRALYAAVLEYEQDHDWPKLWKAKLKRSPGDLSLVTSLVSHLLSLPDHPVSQLLRKLQGTVYGALYPVVSRTALGATPAPGCCSMPSDRSRRLRTSQSLHCVLCPPEPTAQPPAAAPNRGADESPVGPPLPPGDSASCLRDKDGSFEDLEQFLATSERWGLGPRGRCEAQNPRTRREPLQEQLKSTVKDVHEAIDRLLSLTLLAFEGLNTAVAKDRCLARLEEAFFSPLWAPLLALYRSVHRAREEALSRSMELYGNSAPTALGIPAKLLPQVTGAQGAGTYPYSAAVQELGLLVLESCPQKKLECIVRALRLICACAEDCCRAQEARAPPATAAIGADDLLPILSFVVLKSGLPQLVSECAALEEFIHEGYLIGEEGYCLTSLQSALSYVELLPRGALDKSPGVPLT; encoded by the exons ATGCTGAAGCTGGCCGAGCAGTGTTTGGAGAGGGCCCAGTCGACTGCTGCCAAACTGG GGAAACCATGCCTGAAGCCAGCCAAGCCTGTGACTGCCACAGCACCCTCTCCCACCAACCGACACCGCCGAGTGTATTCAGATGAAGGCGGAAAGCTCTCTCCTTTTCTGCCCCCTGAGATCTTCCAGAAACTTCAGATGGTGGAGTCCCCAAACTCTAAGAA AGAGTTGACACCCCTGGAGGAGGCCTCGCTTCAAAACCAGAAGCTGAAGGCTGCCTACGAGGCCCGCATGGCCCGTCTGGACCCCAGCCAGGCTGTGCAGAAGACATCCCTG ACCCTGTCCCTGCAGCGGCAGATGATGGAGAACCTGGTGATCGCCAAGGCTCGGGAGGAGACT CTCCAGAGGAAGATGGAGGAGCGCCGGCTGCGGCTACAGGAGGCAGCTAACAG GAGGTTCTGTAGCCAGGTGGCCCTGAGCCAGGAGGAACGGGAGCAGCGGGCGCTCTATGCCGCCGTCCTGGAGTACGAACAGGACCAC GACTGGCCGAAGCTCTGGAAGGCCAAGctcaagaggagccctggggacttGTCGCTGGTGACCAGCCTAGTTTCCCACCTCCTCAG CCTGCCCGACCACCCCGTCTCGCAGCTCCTGCGCAAGCTCCAGGGCACGGTGTATGGAGCTCTGTACCCGGTGGTGAGCAGGACCGCACTAGGCGCCACGCCCGCCCCCGGCTGCTGCTCCATGCCCTCAGACAGAAGCCGGCGGCTGCGCACCTCCCAGAGCCTCCACTGTGTGCTGTGCCCCCCGGAACCCACTGCACAGCCACCAGCTGCGGCCCCCAACAGAGGGGCAGATGAAAGCCCTGTGGGGCCTCCTTTGCCCCCCGGGGACTCTGCGTCCTGCCTGCGGGACAAGGACGGCTCCTTTGAGGACCTGGAACAGTTCTTGGCCACATCAGAGAGGTGGGGCCTGGGCCCCAGGGGGCGCTGTGAGGCGCAGAACCCCAGAACTAGGAGGGAGCCTTTGCAAGAGCAGCTGAAGAGCACGGTGAAGGATGTCCATGAAGCCATCG ACAGGCTGCTCTCATTGACCCTGCTGGCCTTCGAGGGCCTGAACACGGCCGTTGCCAAGGACCGCTGCCTGGCAAGGTTGGAGGAGGCCTTCTTCTCCCCGCTCTGGGCCCCTCTGCTGGCCCTGTACAG GAGCGTGCACCGAGCCCGGGAGGAGGCCCTGAGCAGGAGCATGGAGCTCTATGGAAACTCAGCCCCCACAGCCCTGGGCATCCCGGCCAAGCTGCTCCCCCAGGTCACTGGGGCTCAGGGCGCAGGCACCTACCCCTACAGCGCTGCGGTGCAGGAGCTGGGGCTGCTGGTCctggagagctgcccccagaagaAGCTGGAGTGCATCG TGCGAGCCCTTCGGCTCATCTGCGCCTGTGCTGAGGACTGCTGCCGCGCCCAGGAGGCCAGGGCCCCGCCAGCTACTGCTGCCAT TGGCGCCGATGACCTGCTGCCTATCCTGTCCTTCGTGGTGCTGAAGAGCGGCCTTCCCCAGCTGGTGTCGGAGTGCGCCGCCCTCGAGGAGTTCATCCATGAAGG GTACCTGATTGGAGAGGAGGGTTATTGTCTGACCTCACTGCAGAGCGCCCTGAGCTATGTGGAACTGCTACCCCGGGGGGCCCTAGACAAGTCTCCAGGGGTCCCCCTCACCTGA
- the ZNF276 gene encoding zinc finger protein 276 isoform X1, translating into MKRDRLGRFLSPGAARLRGAAGGGAGGGGRARGRPARSGGPGEDGTAAAAAEDGAEEAGPGRMLSMGHCRLCHGKFSSRSLRSISSRGTGETAERAHPGEHVFIRDFQRLLGVPVLQDPALSPFVCKNCHAQFYQCHSLLSSFLQRINASPTCRRKPCAKTGTQPQTAATADSSCPADQVMWSPRCLQALVGWVHGHAAGCGALPSLQKTLSSEYCGVIQTIWGCSQGHDYVMDTDSSCGAFMLDSALAVKWEWDKETAQRLTPSRGLNIAGAAPQHSQGRGTTAEAETEVLPSTDMAQPPLDGSPVGLGQSALSQPSPPRSGAPGQLSEKQVPSSTSDDRVKDEFSDLSEGDFLSDDEHDKKQNAPSSDESFEPYPEKRTSGRKSDVKEAKPSDEPKPRKKPGPKPGWKKKLRSEREELPTIYKCPYQGCTAVYRGADGMKKHIKEHHEEVRERPCPHPGCNKVFMIDRYLQRHVKLIHTEVRNYICDECGQTFKQRKHLLVHQMRHSGAKPLQCEVCGFQCRQRASLKYHMTKHKAETELDFACDQCGRRFEKAHNLNVHMSMVHPLTQTQDKARPLQTEPPGPPGPPGTGEGQAVKPEPT; encoded by the exons ATGAAGCGGGACCGGCTTGGCCGCTTCCTGTCGCCCGGGGCGGCCCGGCTGCGCGGAGCCGCCGGTGGCGGAGCCGGTGGCGGGGGCCGGGCCCGTGGCCGTCCTGCTCGTAGCGGCGGGCCGGGCGAGGACGGgacggcggcagcggcggccgaGGACGGCGCCGAGGAGGCAG GACCAGGCCGGATGCTCTCCATGGGGCACTGCCGCCTTTGCCACGGGAAGTTCTCCTCCAGGAGTCTCCGCAGCATTTCCAGCAGGGGGACTGGGGAAACTGCGGAGCGAGCCCACCCGGGGGAACACGTTTTCATCAGGGACTTCCAGCGGCTGCTGGGGGTGCCCGTCCTCCAGGACCCAGCCTTGTCACCCTTTGTCTGCAAGAACTGCCATGCCCAGTTCTACCAGTGCCACAGCCTGCTCAGCTCCTTCCTGCAGAGGATCAACGCCTCCCCCACGTGTCGCCGGAAGCCGTGTGCAAA GACTGGGACCCAGCCCCAGACTGCTGCCACTGCGGATAGCTCATGTCCAG CAGACCAGGTCATGTGGAGCCCCCGGTGCCTGCAGGCGCTAGTGGGGTGGGTGCATGGGCACGCGGCTGGCTGCGGGGCCCTGCCCAGTCTGCAAAAGACACTGTCCTCCGAATACTGCGGTGTCATCCAGACCATATGGGGCTGCAGCCAGGGTCACGACTACGTCATGGACACAGACTCCAGCTGTGGGGCTTTCATGCTGGACAGCGCACTGGCAGTCAAGTGGGAGTGGGACAAGGAGACCGCTCAGAGGCTTACTCCTAGCCGGGGGCTCAACATTGCTGGGGCTGCCCCCCAACACTCCCAGGGCAGAGGGACCACGGCCGAGGCTGAGACAGAGGTGCTGCCCAGCACAGACATGGCCCAGCCTCCCTTGGATGGCAGTCCTGTGGGACTTGGGCAGAGCGCCCTATCCCAGCCAAGCCCACCCCGCAGTGGGGCTCCAG GGCAGTTGAGTGAGAAGCAGGTTCCATCTTCAACCTCGGATGATCGGGTAAAAGACGAGTTCAGTGACCTTTCTGAGGG AGACTTCCTGAGTGACGATGAGCATGACAAGAAGCAGAATGCCCCATCGTCTGACGAGTCCTTCGAGCCGTACCCAGAAAAGAG GACTTCCGGTAGAAAGAGTGATGTGAAAGAAGCCAAGCCGTCTGACGAACCCAAACCTCGGAAGAAACCAGGCCCCAAGCCGGGCTGGAAGAAAAAACTCCGCAGTGAGAG ggaggagttGCCCACAATCTACAAGTGTCCTTACCAGGGTTGCACAGCTGTGTACAGGGGTGCCGATGGCATGAAG AAGCACATCAAGGAGCACCATGAGGAGGTCCGGGAGAGGCCCTGCCCACACCCTGGCTGCAACAAGGTGTTCATGATCGACCGCTACCTGCAGCGCCACGTGAAGCTCATCCACACTG AGGTGCGGAACTACATCTGCGATGAGTGTGGGCAGACCTTCAAGCAGCGCAAGCACCTCCTCGTGCACCAGATGCGCCACTCGGGAGCCAAGCCCCTTCA GTGTGAAGTCTGCGGGTTCCAGTGCAGACAACGAGCCTCCCTCAAGTACCACATGACCAAGCACAAGGCTGAGACAGAGCTGGACTTTGCCTGTGACCAGTGTGGCCGCCGCTTCGAGAAGGCTCAcaacctgaatgtccacatgtccaTGGTGCACCCACTGACACAAACCCAGGATAAGGCTAGACCCCTGCAGACAGAGCCCCCTGGGCCGCCAGGTCCCCCAGGGACAGGAGAGGGCCAGGCTGTGAAGCCTGAACCCACctga
- the ZNF276 gene encoding zinc finger protein 276 isoform X2: MKRDRLGRFLSPGAARLRGAAGGGAGGGGRARGRPARSGGPGEDGTAAAAAEDGAEEAGPGRMLSMGHCRLCHGKFSSRSLRSISSRGTGETAERAHPGEHVFIRDFQRLLGVPVLQDPALSPFVCKNCHAQFYQCHSLLSSFLQRINASPTCRRKPCAKTGTQPQTAATADSSCPDQVMWSPRCLQALVGWVHGHAAGCGALPSLQKTLSSEYCGVIQTIWGCSQGHDYVMDTDSSCGAFMLDSALAVKWEWDKETAQRLTPSRGLNIAGAAPQHSQGRGTTAEAETEVLPSTDMAQPPLDGSPVGLGQSALSQPSPPRSGAPGQLSEKQVPSSTSDDRVKDEFSDLSEGDFLSDDEHDKKQNAPSSDESFEPYPEKRTSGRKSDVKEAKPSDEPKPRKKPGPKPGWKKKLRSEREELPTIYKCPYQGCTAVYRGADGMKKHIKEHHEEVRERPCPHPGCNKVFMIDRYLQRHVKLIHTEVRNYICDECGQTFKQRKHLLVHQMRHSGAKPLQCEVCGFQCRQRASLKYHMTKHKAETELDFACDQCGRRFEKAHNLNVHMSMVHPLTQTQDKARPLQTEPPGPPGPPGTGEGQAVKPEPT, from the exons ATGAAGCGGGACCGGCTTGGCCGCTTCCTGTCGCCCGGGGCGGCCCGGCTGCGCGGAGCCGCCGGTGGCGGAGCCGGTGGCGGGGGCCGGGCCCGTGGCCGTCCTGCTCGTAGCGGCGGGCCGGGCGAGGACGGgacggcggcagcggcggccgaGGACGGCGCCGAGGAGGCAG GACCAGGCCGGATGCTCTCCATGGGGCACTGCCGCCTTTGCCACGGGAAGTTCTCCTCCAGGAGTCTCCGCAGCATTTCCAGCAGGGGGACTGGGGAAACTGCGGAGCGAGCCCACCCGGGGGAACACGTTTTCATCAGGGACTTCCAGCGGCTGCTGGGGGTGCCCGTCCTCCAGGACCCAGCCTTGTCACCCTTTGTCTGCAAGAACTGCCATGCCCAGTTCTACCAGTGCCACAGCCTGCTCAGCTCCTTCCTGCAGAGGATCAACGCCTCCCCCACGTGTCGCCGGAAGCCGTGTGCAAA GACTGGGACCCAGCCCCAGACTGCTGCCACTGCGGATAGCTCATGTCCAG ACCAGGTCATGTGGAGCCCCCGGTGCCTGCAGGCGCTAGTGGGGTGGGTGCATGGGCACGCGGCTGGCTGCGGGGCCCTGCCCAGTCTGCAAAAGACACTGTCCTCCGAATACTGCGGTGTCATCCAGACCATATGGGGCTGCAGCCAGGGTCACGACTACGTCATGGACACAGACTCCAGCTGTGGGGCTTTCATGCTGGACAGCGCACTGGCAGTCAAGTGGGAGTGGGACAAGGAGACCGCTCAGAGGCTTACTCCTAGCCGGGGGCTCAACATTGCTGGGGCTGCCCCCCAACACTCCCAGGGCAGAGGGACCACGGCCGAGGCTGAGACAGAGGTGCTGCCCAGCACAGACATGGCCCAGCCTCCCTTGGATGGCAGTCCTGTGGGACTTGGGCAGAGCGCCCTATCCCAGCCAAGCCCACCCCGCAGTGGGGCTCCAG GGCAGTTGAGTGAGAAGCAGGTTCCATCTTCAACCTCGGATGATCGGGTAAAAGACGAGTTCAGTGACCTTTCTGAGGG AGACTTCCTGAGTGACGATGAGCATGACAAGAAGCAGAATGCCCCATCGTCTGACGAGTCCTTCGAGCCGTACCCAGAAAAGAG GACTTCCGGTAGAAAGAGTGATGTGAAAGAAGCCAAGCCGTCTGACGAACCCAAACCTCGGAAGAAACCAGGCCCCAAGCCGGGCTGGAAGAAAAAACTCCGCAGTGAGAG ggaggagttGCCCACAATCTACAAGTGTCCTTACCAGGGTTGCACAGCTGTGTACAGGGGTGCCGATGGCATGAAG AAGCACATCAAGGAGCACCATGAGGAGGTCCGGGAGAGGCCCTGCCCACACCCTGGCTGCAACAAGGTGTTCATGATCGACCGCTACCTGCAGCGCCACGTGAAGCTCATCCACACTG AGGTGCGGAACTACATCTGCGATGAGTGTGGGCAGACCTTCAAGCAGCGCAAGCACCTCCTCGTGCACCAGATGCGCCACTCGGGAGCCAAGCCCCTTCA GTGTGAAGTCTGCGGGTTCCAGTGCAGACAACGAGCCTCCCTCAAGTACCACATGACCAAGCACAAGGCTGAGACAGAGCTGGACTTTGCCTGTGACCAGTGTGGCCGCCGCTTCGAGAAGGCTCAcaacctgaatgtccacatgtccaTGGTGCACCCACTGACACAAACCCAGGATAAGGCTAGACCCCTGCAGACAGAGCCCCCTGGGCCGCCAGGTCCCCCAGGGACAGGAGAGGGCCAGGCTGTGAAGCCTGAACCCACctga